The genomic window ATACGGCGGATCATCTGGAGGGTCCTTTTGGGCCCGGGGATGGGATCGCGCTGGAGACGCAGCACTTTCCCGATTCGCCGAACCGGCCGCGGTTTCCCAGTACGGAACTGCGGCCGGGGGCGGTTTATCGGTCGGAGACGGTTTACGGGTTCGGGGTGCGTGCGTAGTCGGGTGCGATGGTTGCCGTGAGGCGGCGGTCGGCCACGGAACGCCCCGCCTCGACCTCGTACGAACCCTCCACGTACACCCACGAGTTGGCGGTCTCGTCCCAGATCTCGAAGGCTCGGCGCGGGAGTCGGATGACGGCCTCCGTCGTCTCGCCGGGGGCCGCCTCCACCGTCGCGAACCCTGCCAGCCAGCGGGGCGGGCGGTTGGCGTCCGGGGTCGTGGGGGCCAGGTAGAGCTGGATTGTCTCCCGGCCCGCCCGGTCGCCCGTGTTGCGGACACGTACCGTCGCCGTCGTACCGTCCGTGACCTCGATGGACTCGTACGTCCAGTCGGTGTAGCCGAGGCCGTGGCCGAAGGGGTACGAGGGGGTCGCGCCGTTCTTCTCCCAGGCCCGGTAGCCGATGAACACGTCCTCGTCGTAGGCGAGTTCACCGGCTGTCGGGACGACCTGGGTGACGGGGGCGTCCGGGAGGGCGCACCAGGTGGTGGGGAGGCGGCCGCCGGGCTCGTGGGTGCCGGTGAGGACGTCGGCCAGGGCGGCGCCGCCCTCCTGGCCGGGGAACCAGGTGAGGAGGACGGCGGCGACGTCGTCGCGCCACGGGAGTTCCACCGGGGAGCCTGAGTTGACGACGACGACCGTGTCGGGGTTGGCGGCGGCCACCGCGCGGACCAGGTCGTCCTGGCGGCCGGGGAGGTGGAGGTCCTTGCGGTCGAAGCCCTCGGACTCGACGCGTTCGGTGGTGGCGACCACGACGACGGCCGTGTCGGCGGCACGGGCGGCCTCCACGGCCTCGGCGATCAGGTCGTCGGGGTCGCGCTGCGGTTCCTGGTGGCAGAGGGAGAAGGCGACGACCTTCACAGGGAGGTTGTCGGGGAGTGCCACGACGTAGGAGAGGGAGACCTCGACCGGGGTGCCTGCGGTCAGATCGGCCTCGGCCCGGGGTACGGGGGCGCCGAAGAACGACACGAAGGGGTCGTCCTTGTCGGTGGTCTGGACGGCGTCGAAGTACGTCGTGCCGTCGATGGTGAGCTTGAAGGCGCCGAGGCCCTTGATGCCGAAGGTGTGCGGGCCGCTCTCGCGCGGGGTGAACGTTCCGGTCAACTCGACGGTGTGCAGGGCTTCGGGGGTGACGCCCTCGGGAAGGGCGGTGTCGAACCACTGGACGGTGCCGTTGGGGGCGGGGTCCGCGCCGATGACGTGACCGTCGGCGTCCCGGCAGATGGCGCGGAGTGCGAATCCCTTGTCGGCGACGGCC from Streptomyces sp. DSM 40750 includes these protein-coding regions:
- a CDS encoding beta-glucosidase family protein; protein product: MAATPGMNPTPADEAREAVVEAALGKLDLDAKARLLSGQDMWTLPELPEIGLKSLVMSDGPIGVRGVRWTADDPSVALPSPTALAATWDPELARRAGVLLAQEARRKGVHVLLAPTVNLHRSPLGGRHFEAYSEDPYLTGEIGSGYVNGVQSGGVGTTVKHFVANDAETDRFTVNNLVSERALRELYLAPFETIVANAHPWGIMTAYNTVNGTTMTEHHYLVNEVLRGEWGFDGFNVSDWMAARSTTGAIEGGLDVAMPGPVTVYGEALAAAVRTGEIKETKVDEAVRRVLRLAARVGILEGADPVVTEPPATVDGDALAREIARRAFVLVRNEVRNGQPALPLRPGAKIALIGSAARDARVLGGGSATVFPPRIVSPLDGLTAAFPEGTLTYAVGADPNTELAVADKGFALRAICRDADGHVIGADPAPNGTVQWFDTALPEGVTPEALHTVELTGTFTPRESGPHTFGIKGLGAFKLTIDGTTYFDAVQTTDKDDPFVSFFGAPVPRAEADLTAGTPVEVSLSYVVALPDNLPVKVVAFSLCHQEPQRDPDDLIAEAVEAARAADTAVVVVATTERVESEGFDRKDLHLPGRQDDLVRAVAAANPDTVVVVNSGSPVELPWRDDVAAVLLTWFPGQEGGAALADVLTGTHEPGGRLPTTWCALPDAPVTQVVPTAGELAYDEDVFIGYRAWEKNGATPSYPFGHGLGYTDWTYESIEVTDGTTATVRVRNTGDRAGRETIQLYLAPTTPDANRPPRWLAGFATVEAAPGETTEAVIRLPRRAFEIWDETANSWVYVEGSYEVEAGRSVADRRLTATIAPDYARTPNP